The DNA window GCAAGAGACCCCCCAGCACCGTCGTGGCCCAGATGGTGTTCCGGGACTTCCGGATGTCCTCGTAGAGCCGTTCCGGGACCTTGTAGACCTCCAGCACCCCGATCACGGAGCGGGGGTCCTCGGGGGCGAAGATCGGCACATACACTTCCGCCAGCGTGGAGAAGAACTCACGCTCCTGCACGTTCTCGGGCTTCTGCAGGCTCTTGAGCTGAACCCTGACCTGCCCCCGCAGGGCAGCCACGAGATCGGAGTTGTCGGCAAACCTTCGGCCGATGAGACCCTCGTCTTCGGCCCAGATCACGACGGCGTCACGGTTCCACACCTTGACGCGAACGACCTCGGGAAGCTTGTAGAGCGGGCTCAGGGCCGAGCGGATCCGCGCCCGGTCCAGCCGAAGCGCGGGATCGATGAAGAGCTGCTCCATCCCGTGATCGCTGGCCTCGTAACGGACGAACTGGGCGGTGGTCTGCCACTCGCTGGCCCGCATGTGACGCGCGAGCACATCCGAGGTCACCCATCCGAGTGCACCCATCAAGGCCAGCACGCACCCCAGGCTCAGCACCGAGAAGCGAGTCAGGAGGCTCCAGGCGGGAAGGCGCATCACAAGGTCTCCATGGTTCGGGCAGACCATCCACCTGGCGGCGGGCGGCCCCCTCAGTGTTCCAAGATACTGTAAAGTTTATCCTCTCACAATCGAGCCAAGGGGAGATGCGGATTCTTGGCCAAAGGAGGCTGCGGCCACTGAGGTCCAGCCGCCGGGCCCTGGCGGCAGCGCTCCCCCCCCTTGGAGTGGCGGGACCACTTGGCCGGGACCGGACCGAAGGAAGGCGCCGAGCGCGCGGGAAGGATGCTCAGCCGGCCTTGCCGGGTGCTGGCGAATCCCCTTCGCCGAACGAGCGCTCCAGGTCGACCATGGTCGTGCTCCCGATGTAAGGGCTCTCGGCAACCCGCCGCAGGTCGGGCAGGCGCCTGACCAGCGCCTCGATCTTCCTGATCTCCTCCTCGGCCGCGGCCACGGTCCGGGCCCGCTCCGGGAGTCCGAGGTCCTCCTGCTTCAGCACCTGGATGGCCCCAAGGATCCCGGTGAGCGGGTTGAGAATCGCGTGGTGGAGACCAACGACCACCTGGCCGATCGCCGCGAGGCGCTCCTTTTCCACCAGCTGCGCCTGGGCATCGAGGAGCGCCTGGTTCGAGTCCTTGAGACGCGCCTCCATCTCGACCATCTCCGTGATGTCCCGCGAGACCTCGAGGATCTGGTAGACCTGCCCCGACGCGTCGCGCAGCGGCGCGGCGACGACATCCGCGTAGGTCGTCCGGCCACCCGGCCCGGGCTGGGCGAGCACGCCCCGCTCCACCTGCCCGGTGTAGAGCGTTCGCACGGCGGGGCAGCCGTCGCAGGCCTCGCGCGGCGAGCCCGTCAGCTCGAAGCAGGTCCTGCCGACAGCCCCAGCACCCGCGTGAGCCGTCGCCGCAGCGTTCATCCACACCACGTGCAGCTCGCGGTCGACGATCACCAGCCGATCGGCGATCCCGGCCAGGATGGCTGCCAGCCGCTCATGCGCCTCGCGGATGTCGCGGAACAGCTCCACGTTGGCAAGGGCTATGGCCGCCTCGTGGAGCATGATCTCCAGCGTCTGGAGCGCCGCCGGCGCCGGCGCGACACTGCCAGGCAGGAGGTGGCCCGCGAACAGGTGCGCCGGGCCGCGCTGGGGGAAGACCGGGATGACCACCAGACCCTCCTCAGCCTGGTGGGCCCGCCCGGCGAGGGCCTCGGCGACCAGCGCTCCCGGAGGGGGGAGCACCTCGGCGCCCGGCGGCCAGGACGCGAGCCGCGTGAGCCCGCCACCGGCCTCGGCCCTGTAAAGCGAGGCGTCGGCGAGACGCAGTCCGCTGGCGGCACTCTCGACCACGTGGGCCGCCACCTGGGCGAGATCCAGCGGGCGGAGCACCGACTCGGTGAACTGCTGCAGCAGCGTCAGCTCCTCGTTCTGCCGCTCGAGCCGCTGGATGGCCCGCTCCTCGCTGGCCGAGGCCCGCCATACCACGAGGCCCAGGGCGCCGTAGAGGAACAGCCCCATGGCCCCCGCGACGCCCCAGATCAGCCGCGAGGTGCGCTGCAGGTCCAGCATGACCGCCGTCATGTCCTTGTACGTCTCGATCACGCCGGCCGCCTGGGAAGTGCCCGGGAAGGTGATCGGAACATACGCCTCCGCCACGTACCGCGGGTTCTTCTCGAAGACGTGCTCCGAACGCTTCGGCTCCTCCAGGACCGTCGTCACCCGGCCCCGGAGAGCTGCGAGCAGGTAGGCATTGTCGGGAAAGGCCAGGCCGATGAGCCGGGGCTCGTTCGACCAGATGATGCGTCCTGTCCGGTCATATGCCTTGATCCTGAACACGCCGGGAAGCCCCTCGAGGAAGGTCGCGAAGCCCTCGTGCGCTGAGGGATCGGAGGCGTTCTCGAAGTTCAGCGCGGTGAGGTGCTGGTGCGCCTGGCTCTGCACGATCTCGGCTGTTTGCGCTTCCTCCTGGGAGAGGACGTAGCGCTCGAAGAAGGCGCCGACGAGCAACCCGGCGGCGACGACGACCACCACCACCAGCCCCGCGCTGACGATCAGGTAACCCTTGAAGCGGCTCATTCGCCTTTCCCGCATCCCTGATGATGCTCCAGCCTGCGTCCTGGCACAACGCCAGCGGCGCCCTCTACATTCCCACCTTGTCCCGGTGGCAGTTTCGACAGAGGCCGAGCCAACTGACGGCGCCGAAGTTCCACAGCTTCGGCGCCGGCGCGGCATGGGGGTTGTGACAGCTGGCGCAGGACAGCTCCCGCTTCGGCCGGTTTGGATCGGGCCGGCCGCGGGTGGGATGCCCCTGGCCACTTGGCCCCCAGTTGATCACGTGGCGCCCGTCCGCCTTCTCGAAGTGACAGGTCGTGCAGAGGTTCCAGGCAGCCTTCTTGAGAAAGAACTGGTTGTCCGTGCCGTGCGGGTTGTGGCAGATCGTGCACCGGCCGGTGGAGGTGGGCCCGTGCTGGTAGCGGCTGCCGTAGAAGCGCTCCTTCTGCTCGTCGTGGCAGGAGAAGCAGAGCGGCATGACGGGGTCCGGGGTCGCGTACCGCTGAGGCGACGCAGTCGGGTCATGGCATTTCGTGCAGGCCCACAGCGCCGCCGGGCCGTGCACTTCCTTGGCCTTCGTCAAGCGGGCGTGGCACGAGTAACAGGTGGACTGGTCGGGGCTGGCGGGCCCGGTGTCACCGGGCACCGCCTGGGTGCGGTGACACTCGTGGCACATCGCCTCGTTCCGCGCCTGGTGAAACGGCACGCGCCTGAAGCCCTTCGGCGGCTCCGAGGCCGAGAGGATCGCGGCAGAGTAATAGACTGCGCGAGCCTCGCGCACGGCCGGCTTGCCTGGAGGGCTGGATTCCACCTCGACCACGTTCTGGCCGGCAGCGAGCTGGGCGCTCCAGTGCAGGACACCGCCCCCGGCCGGGCGCGGCTGGTGGGCCGCGGGGCCGAGGTCGGTCCCGTTGAGCCGCGCCCGTACGGCGGAAGGCGCCACTCCCCCGTCGATCCCCACGATCACGTGGATGTTCCCACCCCCCGACACGACCGAGTCCGCCGCCGGGGCGTGCACGCGGACCCCCTGGCCGGCGGCGGCCGGAGCCCAGGCCACGCTGAGCACGATCACGAGCCCGGGAATCGAGCGCCTCATTTCCTTCCTTGGAGCAGTTTCAAGAACGCCCACCGATACCGGGAGACGGCGCGGGCGGCATCGCCGCGCGCCTCGTACGCGCGTCCGAGCTCGTAGTAGCCACGGACAGGCTCCGGGTTGAGCATCACCGCCTCTTCGAGCAGGCGGATGCCCTCGTCGACCTGGCCGAGCCGGATACGCGCGATGCCGACGCCGACGCGCGCGCCCGGCGAGGTCGGGTTCTTCGCGAGCACGAACTCGAACTCCCGCAGCGCCTGAGCCGCTTCGTTCGTGTCGAGGCGGGCGTAGCCGAGCCCGAGGTGGGCCTGGGTGAGGTCTGGCTGGAGCGCCAGGGCCCTCGCCAGCTCGCGCGCCGCTTCCTCGTACCGCCGCTCCGACGCGAGCGCCGTGCCTTGCCTGTACGCGGCCTGCGCCGCCTCGGCGTCTCGCCCGTGCACCTCGCCGACGCTGACCAGGCGTGCCGTCACGTCTGCATCGGAGATCTCGCCCAGCGCCCGAAGGGTGTAGGCCTCGACGAGCCGGCGGTAGTTGCTGTTGCGGCTCGGCACATACGCCTTCAGAACTCCTCGAGCGTCGACCACCGCAGTGCTGGGAAACACGATCACCCCGAACGCGTCAGACGCCTGCCGGTTCCTGTCCGTCGCCGCATCGAGGGGCGGTCGCGGCACGCGCCCGGCGCCGGATCCGGCCTCCGCGAGGGCGACGACCGCCACCCCCTTCGCGGAGAGCGCCGCCGCGAGCGCTTCGAGATCGGCCAGCGCTTCCTCCGAGAACACCTGCCCGGGCCGCCAGAACAGAAGGACCATCGGGCGCCCTGGCGCTGGCACCGCGACGCCCCGGCCGCCGGCGCCGTCGAGCGCGAGCGCGGGGACAGGGCTGTCCACGGGGACGTTCCGGAAGCCGAGCGCCGGACCCGCCAGGCCCAGCGTGGCCAGCACCGCGATCAGGAACGCGCGCAGGTGTCTCATCCGCCAGCCCTCCTAGTAGATGATGACGAGCTTGACGAGCCGGTCACGCGCCGCGACGTCGGCAGAATCGTAGACGACGAGGATCCCCAGCTCGGAGAACGATTCGGCCATGAGGTCGACCGGCAGATAGTGGAGCTTGCCGTCGGCCTTCGTTCCCGCCCCGGCCGCCGCGCGACCCGTCATGCGCAGGAACTCTCCGTACGTGAGCAGCCGCCCGGAGCCGAACACCGCGCGAACATCGCGGTCGAGCGTCCCCCACACCGGAAAGACGAAGATGGACTCGATGGGGCCGTCCGGCGAGGCGTTGACCGCGATGGACTCTGTCCGCAGCGGTGACGGCACGGCGTCGCCACGGAAGAGGAATGCGTCCGCAGTCCGCTGCAGGGCAGTGCCGAGGCGCTCGGTGGCGTCGACGAGGGTGCTCTGGCCCACCTTGAGCCCGAGCCACTCGTGAGCCTTGACCGGCTTCGCCTGGGCCCCGGCGCTCGCCACGGCCGTCGCGTCCGGCCGCCGGCCCGCGCCGTCGCGGACTCTGGCGAACTCCCGCTTCACGGTGGCCAGATGGTCGTCTGGGCTCTCGCGCAACACCTCCGCGACCCGGGGCAGCACTGCCGTGCCACCCTGCTGCAAGAGCGCCAGCGCCGCGAGACGCCGGACGAAGGGATCGGGGTCGGCGAGCATGGAGCTCAGCGCCTCCATCGCCTCGCTGCCCCCGATCTCGCCGAGCGCATCGGCGACAAGCCGCTTGCCCCACCGGTACGCCTCCTTTCGTCGCAGGTACTGCACCAGCGGCGGCACCGCCCGGCGGTCTCTCAGCTCGCCGAGCGCCTCGATGGCGACCCATCGAACATCACGCTTCTCGTCGCGGAGGGCGCCGAGAAGCGCCTCGAGGACCTTCGGGTCCCGCGAGTGCCCCAGCTCGGCCACCGCCGCCATGCGCGTCGCCGTGTCGCGCGTGGTGCCGAGCGTCCGCAGCGCGGCGGCCACGTCGACCGCTGGTGCCTGCGCCAGGGCCGGGCCGGCAAGGAGCCACAGGAACCCCGCCAGGAGAGCGCGTCTCATCCGCTCACCTCCCGTAGGAGAGCGGGAACAGCTCCCGCCGCGTCTGCCACAGGAGCTCGACGCCCTTTCGGTAATGGGCCATCGCTTCCGGCTTCATCCCCCGCTCGTCATACGCCTGTCCCGCCGTCAGGTAGAGGCGCCACTCGAGGGGATTGAGCTTGATGGCGGCGTCCAGCTCCTGCCGGCCCCGCGCGACGTCGCCGCTCCTCAGCAGGAGCACCCCGAGCTGGGCCCGCGCCGGCGCGTACGCGGGGCTGGCCGCCACGGCTTTCTGGAGGAGCTGCCGCGCCGCGTCGGTCTCCTTCCGCGCCGCGCGGAGCGCGGCCAGCTCCGTCAGCGCCGCCGGGCTCGCCGGATCGATCTTGAGCGCCTCGCCGAGCGTCCCCTCGGCCTCGCGCAGGAACCCCTCGCGCTCCTCCGGCGTCAGCCGCAGCGTCACGACGGACTCCCCGTTGAACTGGATCGCCTCGAAGGCGACGGCGCGCTCGCGATAGGTTTGTCCGAGGAGGACGCGCGGCAGCGCAAAACCGGGGTCCAGCTCGATCGCCTTCTTCAAGTTGCCGTCCACCTGATCGACCAGCCCGCGGGCGAGCATCGCCCGCGCCAGATTGAAGTACCGCACGGCCCGGGGATTGGGCTGCTTCCCCTCCGCGACCGCCCGCTTGGCCACCGCCCGTCCCGCCACGGTCGCCTCCACCAGCTCGAAGAACTCCTCCCGCCCGGCGATCGGATACGCCGCGAGATCGGCGAGGATCGTTCCGTCACCACGCATCAGCACGGTCGACGGCACCGCGACGACGCCGTAGCTGTGGAACACCGTGAGGCCGCGGTCGAGGAGCAGGGGAAACGTCACCCCGATCTTCTGGGCGAGGGCGCGGGCCTTCGCCAGCTCCTCGGGCGTGCTGGCCGGGCTCTCGACGTTGACGCCGAGGATCACGAGGGCCGGCTCCGGCGACCGCGCGTGGAGCTTCTGCAGGCGAGCGAGGACCTCCGGCGACTTGTCGCTCCAGCTCGACCAGAAGACGAGGACGATGGCACGAGCGCTGGCGAAATCGTGAAGGGCGACGGCCTTGCCCTCGAAGCTTTCCAGCGAGAAGTCCGGCGCCTTCATGCCGGGCTGGAGCGCCTCCAGGGCAGCCGCCGGCGCCGCCGCGGCCAGAGTCAGCACGACGAGTATGCCGAGTGCGCGTCTCAACATGGTCATCCTCTAGTCCGCCGTAAAGGTCCGGTAGTCGATCGGGTTCTGAACAGTTTGCTTGCGGTTGTAGCCCCGCGGCACGTGGCATCCGGGTGCGCACTTGCCGCCATTGGCGTACTTGACGTAATTCGTCTTCACTTCCCACCCGCCGAAGGGGACGCCCTCACGAATGTGCTTCGGGCGATGGGAGGCATGGGTCTCGTGGCAGGCGCGGCAGGTCCGCCCCTTGATCTGGTTGACGTGGCGGAAGTGGAGGCTCTCGCTGCCGTTCCGGAAGCCGGTCAGCGTGGTCGTGCTGCGCTCGAGGGCGAGGGTGGGCTCATGGCAGCCGAAGCAGAGTCCGTACTGCTCGCGGGCGAACGGCGCGTAGAACTCCTGCGGGTACGGCCGGCGCAGGATGCGGAAGTTGTCGGTGCCGTGGGGGTCGTGGCAGGCCGCGCAATCCTGCTGCCGGATGGGGCCATGCCAGTCCCTGTGCTCGCCGAGGAACGCTTTCATGTTCACGAGCATCTTGCCATCCGTCGCCTTCCGCTCGCGGTCGTGGCAGCGGAGGCAGAGCACCATCGGGGTGTCCTGGAGCTGCTTGGGGAAGTTCGTGAAGTGCGGGTCGTGGCAGTTGAGGCACCGGCGCTCGATCTTCACGGCCTCATGATCCGTCCGGGCCGTCCCCACCTGGGTCTTCTTGTCCGGGTGGCAGCCGAAGCAGAGCTCGGGAACCGACCGCTGCACGCGGTAGGGGTTGGGCGAGGTGTGGGGGTCGTGGCAGTTCGAGCAGTCCAGCCGTGCCGGCACGTGCCCGAAGCGCTTGGGCGTGAACTCCGCGCGCTTCTCCGTGTGGCACGTGTAGCAGAGCTCGGGCCCCTGCTTGACGAGCCGGTACGGGTACGGAGAGGTGTGGGGGTCGTGGCAGGCAACGCACTGGCCCTCCGCCACCGGGCCGTGAACC is part of the Candidatus Rokuibacteriota bacterium genome and encodes:
- a CDS encoding PAS domain-containing protein, which encodes MSRFKGYLIVSAGLVVVVVVAAGLLVGAFFERYVLSQEEAQTAEIVQSQAHQHLTALNFENASDPSAHEGFATFLEGLPGVFRIKAYDRTGRIIWSNEPRLIGLAFPDNAYLLAALRGRVTTVLEEPKRSEHVFEKNPRYVAEAYVPITFPGTSQAAGVIETYKDMTAVMLDLQRTSRLIWGVAGAMGLFLYGALGLVVWRASASEERAIQRLERQNEELTLLQQFTESVLRPLDLAQVAAHVVESAASGLRLADASLYRAEAGGGLTRLASWPPGAEVLPPPGALVAEALAGRAHQAEEGLVVIPVFPQRGPAHLFAGHLLPGSVAPAPAALQTLEIMLHEAAIALANVELFRDIREAHERLAAILAGIADRLVIVDRELHVVWMNAAATAHAGAGAVGRTCFELTGSPREACDGCPAVRTLYTGQVERGVLAQPGPGGRTTYADVVAAPLRDASGQVYQILEVSRDITEMVEMEARLKDSNQALLDAQAQLVEKERLAAIGQVVVGLHHAILNPLTGILGAIQVLKQEDLGLPERARTVAAAEEEIRKIEALVRRLPDLRRVAESPYIGSTTMVDLERSFGEGDSPAPGKAG
- a CDS encoding tetratricopeptide repeat protein, producing the protein MRHLRAFLIAVLATLGLAGPALGFRNVPVDSPVPALALDGAGGRGVAVPAPGRPMVLLFWRPGQVFSEEALADLEALAAALSAKGVAVVALAEAGSGAGRVPRPPLDAATDRNRQASDAFGVIVFPSTAVVDARGVLKAYVPSRNSNYRRLVEAYTLRALGEISDADVTARLVSVGEVHGRDAEAAQAAYRQGTALASERRYEEAARELARALALQPDLTQAHLGLGYARLDTNEAAQALREFEFVLAKNPTSPGARVGVGIARIRLGQVDEGIRLLEEAVMLNPEPVRGYYELGRAYEARGDAARAVSRYRWAFLKLLQGRK
- a CDS encoding HEAT repeat domain-containing protein; the protein is MRRALLAGFLWLLAGPALAQAPAVDVAAALRTLGTTRDTATRMAAVAELGHSRDPKVLEALLGALRDEKRDVRWVAIEALGELRDRRAVPPLVQYLRRKEAYRWGKRLVADALGEIGGSEAMEALSSMLADPDPFVRRLAALALLQQGGTAVLPRVAEVLRESPDDHLATVKREFARVRDGAGRRPDATAVASAGAQAKPVKAHEWLGLKVGQSTLVDATERLGTALQRTADAFLFRGDAVPSPLRTESIAVNASPDGPIESIFVFPVWGTLDRDVRAVFGSGRLLTYGEFLRMTGRAAAGAGTKADGKLHYLPVDLMAESFSELGILVVYDSADVAARDRLVKLVIIY
- a CDS encoding redoxin domain-containing protein, with product MLRRALGILVVLTLAAAAPAAALEALQPGMKAPDFSLESFEGKAVALHDFASARAIVLVFWSSWSDKSPEVLARLQKLHARSPEPALVILGVNVESPASTPEELAKARALAQKIGVTFPLLLDRGLTVFHSYGVVAVPSTVLMRGDGTILADLAAYPIAGREEFFELVEATVAGRAVAKRAVAEGKQPNPRAVRYFNLARAMLARGLVDQVDGNLKKAIELDPGFALPRVLLGQTYRERAVAFEAIQFNGESVVTLRLTPEEREGFLREAEGTLGEALKIDPASPAALTELAALRAARKETDAARQLLQKAVAASPAYAPARAQLGVLLLRSGDVARGRQELDAAIKLNPLEWRLYLTAGQAYDERGMKPEAMAHYRKGVELLWQTRRELFPLSYGR